The following nucleotide sequence is from Deltaproteobacteria bacterium.
GTCAGAGAAGCCAAACAGCGTGGCTTGAAGCTGGGCGTTGCTTCCAGTTCGTCGCGCAACTGGGTTGCCGGGCACCTCGAACGACTCGATTTATTGTCGTTCTTCGACCATCTCTCCTGCGGCGATATGGTCACGATGACCAAACCTCACCCAGAGTTATATCACACCGCCCTCGCCTCGTTAGCAATTGAACCTCATGAAGCGATCGCCTTTGAAGACTCACCCCACGGCGTCACCGCCGCCAAAGCTGCGGGTATATTCTGCGTCGCCGTGCCCAACCAGGTCACGCAACAGCTCACCTTTGCACATGCCGATTTGCAGCTTTCGTCATTAGCAGAGATGACGTTTG
It contains:
- a CDS encoding HAD-IA family hydrolase; this translates as MIRGLMFDFDGLVLDTELPGVLCWQEIYQEHGCIFPADAYAKSIGTLPRIFDVYGHLEKQIGRPLDREAMQQRRLERCMEIIIQQAALPGVENYVREAKQRGLKLGVASSSSRNWVAGHLERLDLLSFFDHLSCGDMVTMTKPHPELYHTALASLAIEPHEAIAFEDSPHGVTAAKAAGIFCVAVPNQVTQQLTFAHADLQLSSLAEMTFAELVRTIDDRRM